One region of Carya illinoinensis cultivar Pawnee chromosome 8, C.illinoinensisPawnee_v1, whole genome shotgun sequence genomic DNA includes:
- the LOC122274526 gene encoding uncharacterized protein LOC122274526: protein MFIWKAILNCLPTRQNLCKRKVLYDPLCGICGLEVETVNHVLWSCGAAADVWADSESPVQKWAKTEGNFMETWIRLSEKMGTGELELVATIMRNIGSRRNSFVFEGKFQGPSVLYKQAQDCLSRMREAKMELGNRREGGNVQRDMGRWRKPRVGWVKVNWDASLNPELKRMGMRIMVRDENGELLLYLCNSIVGIFTPAAAEIQVLWRALQLCADLQWLNVIFEGDALGII from the coding sequence ATGTTTATATGGAAAGCTATTCTGAATTGTCTACCTACAAGACAAAACCTGTGCAAAAGAAAAGTGTTGTATGATCCTCTCTGTGGTATATGTGGTCTGGAAGTAGAAACAGTTAACCATGTTCTGTGGAGTTGTGGGGCAGCAGCAGATGTTTGGGCTGATAGTGAAAGTCCAGTTCAGAAATGGGCTAAAACGGAGGGGAATTTCATGGAAACATGGATAAGATTGTCTGAGAAAATGGGAACTGGTGAGCTAGAATTAGTAGCTACTATCATGAGGAATATAGGGAGCAGAAGGAATAGTTTTGTTTTCGAAGGGAAGTTTCAAGGGCCTTCTGttttgtataaacaagctcaaGATTGTTTGTCAAGGATGAGGGAGGCAAAAATGGAGCTGGGAAATAGAAGAGAGGGAGGTAATGTGCAAAGGGATATGGGGAGGTGGAGGAAACCGAGAGTCGGCTGGGTAAAAGTGAATTGGGATGCAAGTCTCAACCCTGAATTGAAAAGGATGGGTATGAGGATAATGGTGAGGGATGAAAATGGGGAACTGTTATTATATTTGTGCAACTCTATTGTAGGAATTTTTACCCCTGCTGCAGCCGAGATCCAGGTGCTGTGGAGAGCTCTACAACTATGTGCTGATTTGCAGTGGTTAAATGTCATCTTTGAGGGAGACGCTTTGGGTATTATATAA
- the LOC122274527 gene encoding uncharacterized mitochondrial protein AtMg01250-like, whose protein sequence is MALKLDISKAYDRVEWGFLREVMIKMDFDERWVGLIMKCVQTVKYAIVVNEKPGNSFVPSRGLRQGDPLSPYLFLLCAEGLSTLINKAERRGELKGVAVAKGGIRVTHLLFADDCLVFGQASWQEWLMIKDLLHIYERASGQCLNRQETSLFFSSNTKEDIRRRIREDVGVGIQSSCERYLGLPVMVGRS, encoded by the coding sequence atggcttTAAAACTGGATATCTCGAAAGCATATGATAGAGTTGAGTGGGGTTTTCTAAGGGAGGTGATGATaaaaatggattttgatgaaagatgggTGGGTCTGATTATGAAATGTGTACAAACTGTTAAGTATGCCATTGTGGTAAATGAGAAGCCTGGGAATTCCTTTGTACCATCGAGAGGTTTAAGGCAGGGAGATCCCCTATCTCCATACCTTTTCCTCCTTTGTGCAGAGGGATTAAGTACCCTCATTAATAAGGCTGAAAGAAGGGGGGAGTTGAAGGGAGTAGCAGTAGCTAAAGGGGGTATAAGGGttactcatttattatttgctgatgattgtTTGGTTTTTGGACAAGCTTCTTGGCAGGAGTGGCTTATGATAAAGGATCTATTACATATTTATGAGAGGGCTTCGGGGCAGTGCTTAAATAGACAAGAAACCTCATTATTTTTCAGTTCCAACACAAAAGAAGATATAAGGAGAAGGATAAGGGAGGATGTGGGGGTGGGAATTCAATCAAGTTGTGAAAGATACTTGGGGTTACCTGTTATGGTGGGGAGATCATAG